The Pelodiscus sinensis isolate JC-2024 chromosome 27, ASM4963464v1, whole genome shotgun sequence DNA segment CTGTTCACTTTGTTATagggatagagatgcagccgtgctAGTCTGAtcaagctgaaacaaaagacaggactatgcagcactttacagactaacaagatggtttattaggtgatgagcttttgtgggccagacccacttcctcagatcaaattctggaagggtatgtctacagtacaccgctagttccacgaggagtacagctagttcggattagaagcctaatccgaactagctactccatgctgcgtgtagccgcgcggcacggggttcgaactagccggcatttaaaaatggcaccggccggcttcatgcaaatgaagcccgggaaattcaaatcccgggcttcatttgcaactgtggatgactacattacccccgctagttcgaactagcggggtagtgtagacatacccaaagagaattggcatgaccatatataccaaaggaatacaatgaaaaaaagtgaacacattataaaactgacaaatcagatttagaacagaagggagGTGAAGGGGAGGGCTAGCATCTATGAGATGatactaggggtgataattggggaagctctctttgtaatgggtaaggtaattagtatctttgttaaggcccattcgtaaagtgtcagatttaagcatgaatgacagttctgaggtttccctctgtagtctggtgttaaagtctctttgaagtaagggtacgtctacactagtcccctagatcgatctagggaggctaatgagagcgaccgaaattgcaaatcaagcccgggatttaaatatcctgcgcttgatttgcatattcccagcggtcgccattttagaaattcactagcctgaagtaactgcccacgtctacacgcggcagtgaaacgggattccaatttaaagccctacctcgaattagctggtattcctcctgcaatgaggtttaccagctcatttgaattaggggctttaaattggaatccctagatcgatctagggggctagtgtagacgtaccttatgATACATGTAATAAGGTTGTTAAGACTATGCCCAGGttggttgaaatgaaaagaaactggtttatccttgtgaagatgtctgctgtctgattctttggcgaagaatctgagaagtttgtccaatatacatagcagaaggacactgttggcacatgatggcattaattatatttctggatgaacaggaatatatgttcttgatcttgtaactgacatggttaggtcagcagagtgaatatgtggacaaagctggcaacggggtttgttgcaagagtAAGTTCCAGGATTGGTAttggtgtggtatgtcctgtggttgttggtaagaatcaccctgaggttaggtggttgtctgtaggagactatgggtctgtcccccagagcctctcggagggtAGTATCCTGTTATGTGATTTttactgttctgtgctgttctgtagtaactctagaatcatagaattatagagctggCAGAGATCTCgcggggtcatcgagtccagccccctgcccaaagcaggaccccaactcaatcatcccagccagggcttggtcaagctgagacttaaatacctctagggatggagattccaccccctccctagggaacccatcccagggcttccccatcctcctagggaaatcgtttttcctagtatccaacctagacctcccccactgtaacttgagcccatcgctccttgttctcccatctgtcactactgagaacagcctctcgccagcctctttggaacactgtgtgtgcgtgcctcagtttccctggacacTGCACTGGTGTCTGGACGGGGACGGGAATTTTGGGTGTGACTCactgaggggaggctgccccaggcagcccaggTTAGCATATTCACAATGGCCTGCAGCAGACTTACTGTTTCCTGGGAGCTAGCGTGCAGTGGGAGTTGGCATGTGCCTGCAGGGCAGAAGAGTTTAACCGTAACAGAAACCGATAAGCTGACGCTTTTCAGGGAACCGGTTAAacgcttccatcctgaggagctgGTTATTCGTCACCCTTCAGAATCTTAAAAGGACAGTTGCAGACTCTTGCATAGAATATGGCCACGGAACCAGGTTCAATAATGGCACAAAACAAGGATTTTAGTATTTCCCAGTGGGTGGAAACTTGGTCTCTGCTTTGGAGGGAGAAAACCCCATGTCGTGTTAACCAGATGAATATTCATTCTGCAGTGTGCGGCGGCTCAGCGCCAGAAGCAGTAGTGCAGTTTTGCCATCTAGTTCCTGCCTCCCGCCTCCTAGCCGTGTCCCCTTTAAGTTAGTCTCTGCTGTTCCCAGGTAAGGAACGCTACCctagtgcagacagctccttatGTATTCGCTGCATGCCTGACTGCAGAACCAATTGTAAGTCGCTGCCTTTTCTCCCCGTTAACCAGAGGGTTACCACAAGCTGTGAGAACGGATGCTTCCTATTTGGCATGGAAAGGGTTAAGCAAACACGACCTTTCCCCCGTTGCATGCGATCTTCCCTCAGTCCCTCCGAAATCATGCTGAGCGCACTGAAATGTGGGGAACGGCGCATCCTGAGCAGTAAGCTTGATTCTGAATCAGGTCTGTGCATGCAATATTGGTGTTTTTAACATCTCTCCCCAAAAAACCCTCAATGAGCGCGAAGCAGACCAAAGGATGGGGCTCCCATCACCCCACTTATTTCTAACCTTCCTGAGCCAGGAATGCATGAAATCATCCAGCAGTACAGAGAGATGGATGGGGGGGGTCCTATTTGAAAAAGGCTGTGCTGAGAGGACACCATCACTATGTCCGATATGCACTAGCTGTTGTTGTTTTGCTACAGACAGATACAGAATAGAAATAATAATCCAAGTATTGAAATATTTCTGCTGCTACACTAGCATTGATttgtggggtggtttttttttggggggggggttgcttgtTTTAATGGACAAAGGAAAAATAACGATGTAAATCAAGGTTAGTTGGTTTGGTTTGTCTTGCAGAGGAAACTGGGTCCAATAGGAGGCTTGTCAGTTTTGCAGCACTTCCTGGCTTAAAAAAAAGATTCTTGAAAGGGGCTgaaagggccagattctccaaACAAGTCATTGCAGGGAGGaggaaagtggggaggggggagacgtgGTGTAAATGTTAATCTTCCCTAATGCAGGCCTGTTAAAAAAGGGTTAAGTGAAGCAGTTGAATGCTGCAAGCCTTGTCAGGGTTGTACTATTTTCTCTAGTGCCTAAGGAGCAGGGTGAGGAGAATGGGGAGGAAATGGGAGATTTCAAAcaaaagggggatggggagcaaagcctgccAGGTGGATAATGAAGAGACAGAGCAAGAGGCATAATTGCCCAGGCTCATGCAGAAATCGCTGCTTAGGAACCTAGGAGCAAAGGGTTATATTCCAGTTGACTCCCCTCCCTAGTTCTCTAATCCTGGCTCAAAGTAGCAAGCCCGGCTGCTGTCTGCTGCTGAAGAAGGGATGCTGGAGATTCTCTCTTTGGGAGGAAAATGGTTGGTTGGACTTCCCTGCAATGCAAAacactgtcctccaaagcagCGTCCCAGCTGGCTGGGATTATCTGGGTTTGACCATGCTACATGCAGCCATGCTGTGCTGGGGATTTGGGCATGAAGGTCTCAGGGACAATTTCTGGCCGCAGAAGTTGAGCTCccgtggggctgagggggcgTTGTTTGGAGAGCAAAGCTCAAGAGACAATGCTGAGCATCACACCCGGCTGTCAACTGAAGCCTCTGCGAAGACGCTAGTGCATGAGAGTCCGGTAGCAGGCTTCACCCGTGGAGGGGCGGCGTGACTGCGAAGCTGGCGCAGCGATAGAGGCGCTGATCATGGCAGGGGGCAGGATCCGCTGGTGAGGAGAAAGACGATCGAGATCACATTGCGCAGCACCCGGTGCCAGGCTGCCCCTGCGACCCCCGGCGCTAATTCCCACGTGCAGGGTGGATTTGTTTTATGCGAGGGGCCGCCAGGCAGGCGACAGACAGAGATGTAGCTCGGTTTTTAACGTGGCCACGGGTGCTCTCAGTCCTTCGCTCTTGTTGCAATCCAGAGCAGTGAGGACTCATAAAACAGCCTGCAGGAGGAAGAAGGTTGCCTCTAGGAACTGGGGCTTTAGAGCAACCTCCAGCTCTTTACCTTCCTGCTGTTTTTTCCAGGCAGCGCCACACCTCCGGAGGACACTGGGGACATCAGGGTTTGTGCTGATCTTAGCATCTTTCTACCATCACAGAGAGAGCTTCAGACAGACACTCATCGGCTGTGAAGTAAGGAGCTGCTACGGCCCTCAAGAGGCTTTTCCTTCTTTGCCTGACCAAACCCACCTCATTCCCAGACCTCTccgctccttccccccacccttcctacaATGACTCACCATTCTTTTGAACTTCGAAGAGAGGAACTTATGGCGATTTTGGAAGCCTGTATTTCTCTCTAGGATTTCCCCCGAGTCAATTAAGCTGTGTCAGTAAGAGACACTGAGATTTGCTTCTCCAGGTAATGCAATTTGTTTTCTGTACGCAGTGGTGGTTTGCAGAGTATGAGGGGAGAGGAGCCAAAGAAAAGAGCTGGAGGAAGGGAAAGGCAGGAGTCCAACTGTCAGCTAGCACAGGTGTGTGCAAATTAATTAGCTGCACAAATAAATAAACCAAACCGTTTGGCTACAGTGCCtaaagacagagagaaaaatgatTATAGCAAAGCATGTTGACTTGCAGTTTGATTTACAGTGCAAAAGAACTATGAGTGCGTTTAAGTTAAAGCCATGAATGTGCACCTCTAGGTAAACACTGACTTGCCCGCTGTTGCATGGTTGATTTCTAGCCCTAAAGTGCATGAGCAGAAACTATTTTACATCTTATTCTTTTTCACTGGCATCCAGAGTTTAGTCCTTTGAAAAGATAGCAAGCCTTTTAGTCAGTGATTTTTTCTTGTgtttaaacccccccccccaaatatgaaTTTGCCATTGCAAATGTTTCTCTCGATGTCACTAGAAAGGTTTCCTCAAGTGCTTTTTCATCAGCAACAGATATTGGGACAGGAGTTTTCAAACTTTGCACGGAGAAGGCAAATTAAAATCAGCtgagaaatatgaagtatattCTAACAGAGGCAGATTCCTAATACACATGACTTcattgcatctctctctttctcagcaGGCTAAAGTATTTCCCTTTCCTGATCATCCCTCTGAATTTTCATGAGCTGCTTCCAAACCTATGAACTTGTCCTTTCCCAGGATAGCAGCCTTCCCCTGGATCCGATCCCACCATCAGGCGCCGGAAGAGCTTAGATTAAGGCTTGCTTTTAAACCTAAATATGACAGTTGCTACTGGAGATCCCACAGATGAAGCAGCAGCCTTGGCAGGCCATCCGCAGGACACCTATAACCCTGAAACGGATCATGAGTGCTGCGAGAGGGTGGTCATTAACATCTCAGGGCTGCGCTTTGAAACCCAGCTCAAGACTCTAGCTCAGTTTCCAGAGACCTTACTAGGGGACCCAAAAAAGAGAATGAGATATTTCGATCCTCTCCGTAATGAGTATTTTTTTGACCGGAACAGACCCAGTTTCGATGCTATTTTGTACTATTACCAATCGGGTGGTAGGTTGAGGAGGCCAGTTAATGTGCCCTTGGACATCTTCTCGGAGGAGATCAGGTTCTATGAACTTGGGGAAGAAGCCATGGAGATGTTTCGAGAGGATGAAGGCTACATTAAGGAAGAAGAAAGACCTTTACCGGAGAACGAGTTTCAGAGACAAGTGTGGCTGCTATTCGAGTATCCAGAAAGCTCAGGGCCGGCTAGGATTATAGCTATTGTCTCCGTCATGGTGATTTTAATCTCCATCGTGAGCTTTTGCCTGGAAACCCTGCCTGTTTTTCGGGATGAGAACGACGACATGCATGGCAGCGGGGTAAGCCACCACCCTTATTCCAACAGTACCATGGGCTATCAGAAGTCCACCTCTTTCACAGACCCTTTCTTTATAGTAGAGACTCTTTGCATCATTTGGTTCTCCTTCGAGTTCCTGGTAAGGTTTTTCGCCTGCCCCAGCAAGGCCGGGTTTTTTACCAACATCATGAACATCATTGACATTGTCGCCATCATCCCCTATTTCATCACCCTAGGGACTGAACTGGCTGAGAAACCAGAGGATGGCCAACAAGGGCAGCAGGCCATGTCCCTGGCTATCCTCCGAGTCATCCGCTTGGTGCGGGTTTTTAGGATCTTCAAACTATCCAGGCACTCCAAAGGGCTGCAGATCCTGGGGCAGACACTCAAGGCCAGCATGCGAGAACTAGGCCTCTTGATATTCTTCCTCTTCATTGGTGTCATCCTCTTCTCCAGTGCCGTCTACTTTGCAGAAGCTGATGAGAGCGAGTCTCAGTTTCCCAGCATCCCGGATGCATTCTGGTGGGCTGTGGTTTCCATGACCACAGTTGGCTATGGAGACATGGTCCCCACCACCATCGGTGGGAAAATAGTTGGCTCCTTGTGCGCCATTGCGGGTGTGTTAACGATTGCCTTACCAGTGCCGGTCATAGTGTCCAACTTCAACTACTTCTATCACCGCGAGACGGAAGGAGAGGAGCAAGCCCAATATTTGCAAGTGACCAGCTGCCCAAAGATCCCTTCTTCCCCTGACCTCaagaaaagcagaagtgcctCCACTATTAGTAAGTCTGATTATATGGAGATACAGGAAGGTGTAAACAACAGTAATGAAGACTTTAGAGAGGAGAACTTGAAGACAGCCAATTGCACCCTGGCTAACACAAATTACGTTAATATCACCAAAATGCTAACCGATGTCTAGCCCTTACCGCCTGGTAACCTATTTAAAGCTGAAGTGGAACAATTGCAGTTATTGCATAATACCCTGCATTGTAGTTAATACAGTATGTTCTACAGCCTGCATTTGGTTCTGCATGGGAAGCAATAGTTGTGTAAGTGACTTTCTAACTTTTTATTTAGACAGCGAATAAGCTTTCATGCAcaaattgtgttttttttaacatcACAAGTTTATGGGTTTCCAGAGATATGGAACACACAGGCATTCAAAACAAAATCACATCACTTGCAATCCCAGGGATCTTGAACAAAAAAGTCTGTGGAGAAACCTCATGTAAACAACAGTACCCATAAATGTCAAGCAGAAAAAGCATTTCATTGCACTCAGCATACAAAATTATATCCCAAGGAAATAGCACACATCTAGCTTCCAAGCTTATGGATTCATAGGAATAGGTCATGCTTGGTTTAATTAAAGGAGCATACAGCCAGGAGTCCGAATTCCTGTAAGGTTCAGATTTCTGCAATACATCATGCAGGCTTGTGTTTCATAACtgaaaatgctgcatgcagcaaTGGCTTTACCCACTGCAGTGTGAGACCTGGGGAGAGACAATTAGCATGGCAGAACTCTAGTTAGTAAGTCTTCAATTTTCTATGCCGGTGATAGGAAGGGACACATAACAAATCAAGAGCCTGCgttttttctgggtttttttttaagatgacacTTCCATCTTCACTATTTCAAGGGTCACCAAAGACACATCTACTGACACATTCAAAATGAGTTGAAAAAAGCATCTTTTTTTAGAATACCGGAGCAAACTCTGCTGTGGCCTATAATATATTTATACTGCAGTGAAATGTAATCAGTAATACAGTACTGCTGCATGGATATTTGTTGCATGAGTCTGAATAACgaatatacatacaaatatctaTTTTCTTAGTAGACCATACAGTATTCATGTTTATAGTGTTTATAGATTCTCCGAAGGCTTGGAGGAGATTCAtggaagtaaaacaaaacaaaacacagaaacaaGGCTGGGTTAAAGATACTGACTAAATGTAAGAAGCAAGGCAAAGGTTGCTGGGTTCTTCCTGGTATTCACAGGCCTGGAGCACAGAACTGGGCAAGTGAAGGAAGGAGAGCTGAAAGTTAAGCACCTGTGCTCATCACATGAGGTGGAACTAGCAATTAATCTTGGTGTCACAAGCAGGACTCTGCAGCTGACCAGAGATGGCACAAAGGACAGGTGGCACTGTGTGTTAAAGAACTCCTGACGCTATTGTTCTGCAACCATCAGCTGCATTATACAATATTGTGTTGCCTCTAGAATGATCAGGACAGCTTCTCAGCTGGTGTGAATGGGCTCTGTCAGAATCAGAGCCAGGGACACCGGCGAAGGACTGAGCTGGACGTATGTAATTTATATGTGATATCCATGCAAATGTGGTATGAGCTTATGCACTATAACACGGGCACAAGGCAAtttatgggccagatcctccctGGTGGAAACTGGTTTGTGTATATGTGATAGACGAGTTCAGGGTGTACTGGAACGCTGCTGCCCTGTGGGTGACCTCTGCTCCAAAACAATATGCCAAACAGCCAGCAACACTTGGGCAGCATGGCTCATGCGCTGCACTCACTGAGATGGTCAGTGGAGGTGGAAGCTGGCCCCTTGCTTTTAATCACTGGGCAAGAGTTTCCCATCATTCCCGAGCTCTACCTTCTAGCGCATCCTTTGAAAATGCACCTGGGCCCTAACTGTGTGGCAGCGTTGGGCAGCCTCTGCCGAGCCCTGCCAACCCAGAGTAGAACTGCCTCCTGTTGTGCTGGACCATGAATGCCCACCCTGGCTGAAGCATCCTTTGCAAAGAGTCAGCATAAGGCCTGGGCAGCAATTCAGAGCCACAGGCTGAATGTGACGCCCTGCTTTGCACAGGGTGAATGCAGGGGATGGGTCTAACAGCTGGTCCAGCCATTCCTTAGATCTTGGAGCCCCTATTCTGTATTGGCCTAGTCTCCAATCCTACCACCTCCCCATCTCCTTGGGTTGCCAGGGGGTTCTGCCTGCATAAAGACCTCAGGGTTTCCTCTATTCCCTTTACAATTCCCATTTTATTCTGGACTAGATGGGAGCCTCCCACGAGTGTTTCTAGTGGATTATATCGATCAGCCCCTGCTTCATGCACAGCCTTCTTTGGCTCCCATTTTCCCATGGTTTCCGTGGCCAGAAGCGGAGCTGACAATCTCAACAGCAGCAGAAGAGAAGGGAAATTCCCCATCATTTGATAAACCATCCAAAAGAAGGGACCTCCTCCTCCTGTGGGTGCTGTGGCCAGCTGTCAGATCTGTAGAGCAGATCTCAGCCTCTAGCTAGCTGGCCAGCGACGATTTACCTTTTCTCAGGCCTCAGTCCTGGGAGGCATTTAAGGGTGCACGTAACATTACGCACATGCTGAACTGGCCTTAAGGGCCCATCGACTTCAATGCACTTTGGGTCTGGCACATTCTAATGTCCCTGGTCAAATCCAGGTACTACTGTAGTCCACAGCAATGGTTCCAAAGATGGCCCTGATCCTGAGTCTCCTCTCCCTTCCATCAGTGTCAGGCCACTGATCCGAATGAAGTGACTCCTGATTTTCACCTGTACAAGCAGTGCAGATTGACTCAGTAGAACTGGGATGAGAGAACCTTCTGCAGTCGGGGTAAAAGGGCCTGCCAGGTGCAAAGCCCTTCGGTGGCAGTGCATGGCGCTCAGCACCGGGCTGCAGTTGATGGCGCGGGACCATTTTTAAGCATGAGGATGCTGACATACCCTTTACCCCAttctctccccacccagctgaggccaggagcaaagctctggtgtgtggggcAGCCCCCGGGACCCTGGGCCCGGTGCTAGCAGCAGAACTCCCAACACACAGGGGCAAAGCAGAGCTGCTGGCAGCGGAGCCCCCAGaacacagggcagcagctgggtccTCAggcgcagggctggcagcagagcccatg contains these protein-coding regions:
- the LOC102452231 gene encoding potassium voltage-gated channel subfamily A member 2 yields the protein MTVATGDPTDEAAALAGHPQDTYNPETDHECCERVVINISGLRFETQLKTLAQFPETLLGDPKKRMRYFDPLRNEYFFDRNRPSFDAILYYYQSGGRLRRPVNVPLDIFSEEIRFYELGEEAMEMFREDEGYIKEEERPLPENEFQRQVWLLFEYPESSGPARIIAIVSVMVILISIVSFCLETLPVFRDENDDMHGSGVSHHPYSNSTMGYQKSTSFTDPFFIVETLCIIWFSFEFLVRFFACPSKAGFFTNIMNIIDIVAIIPYFITLGTELAEKPEDGQQGQQAMSLAILRVIRLVRVFRIFKLSRHSKGLQILGQTLKASMRELGLLIFFLFIGVILFSSAVYFAEADESESQFPSIPDAFWWAVVSMTTVGYGDMVPTTIGGKIVGSLCAIAGVLTIALPVPVIVSNFNYFYHRETEGEEQAQYLQVTSCPKIPSSPDLKKSRSASTISKSDYMEIQEGVNNSNEDFREENLKTANCTLANTNYVNITKMLTDV